One genomic segment of Coffea arabica cultivar ET-39 chromosome 6e, Coffea Arabica ET-39 HiFi, whole genome shotgun sequence includes these proteins:
- the LOC113695222 gene encoding homeobox-leucine zipper protein HAT4-like — protein sequence MEARENSNTQLSLALGPRKNTKRGPRKNTKRVLSLELSLGAQQVQGQESSDENAKKSRLSKEQAAVLEANFNDHPNPDTALKNELADRLGLFPRQVDIWFQNRRARTKSKKNVSECERLKQVCKNLIEENLKLSEEIEKQKALATGDQKGAFYAYGLSGYVLVCPVCHQQYLIGSCGAM from the exons ATGGAAGCTCGTGAAAACTCAAACACTCAGCTTTCTCTAGCGCTTGGTCCCCGTAAGAACACCAAGAGGGGTCCCCGTAAGAACACCAAGAGGGTTCTCTCTTTGGAGCTCTCCCTTGGAGCTCAGCAGGTCCAGGGCCAGGAGAGTAGTgatgaaaatgccaaaaagtcAAGGCTCTCTAAAGAGCAAGCTGCTGTCCTTGAGGCTAATTTCAATGACCATCCGAATCCGGATACA GCTCTAAAGAACGAGCTAGCTGACAGGTTAGGCTTGTTCCCTCGACAAGTTGATATTTGGTTTCAGAATCGCAGGGCTAG GACCAAGTCCAAGAAGAATGTGTCTGAATGTGAAAGGCTGAAACAGGTGTGCAAAAATCTCATTGAGGAAAATCTCAAGCTGAGTGAAGAAATTGAAAAGCAGAAAGCACTGGCAACTGGTGATCAGAAAGGAGCATTTTATGCTTATGGTCTCTCAGGTTATGTGCTCGTGTGCCCGGTATGCCACCAACAATACCTTATCGGGAGTTGTGGTGCAATGTGA